A single window of Canis lupus familiaris isolate Mischka breed German Shepherd chromosome 7, alternate assembly UU_Cfam_GSD_1.0, whole genome shotgun sequence DNA harbors:
- the GPATCH4 gene encoding G patch domain-containing protein 4 isoform X2: MSATPEIKSRGMKFAEEQLLKHGWTQGKGLGRNENGITQALRVTLKQDTHGVGHDPAKEFTDHWWDELFNRTAASLVVEAGQTATLTSGGEKPDKDLESHSDDDNQEPKPPKILTDEMLLQACEGRTAHRAARHGITMKAKLARLEAQEQAFLARLKSQDPGTPQLQSESKPLKKKKKKRKQKEEKAVTATTRSAEEECPEEAGQARSRKKKRRQQEAQEEAGIDEREGATVGNVDAEVAERSRPAEWESREQADEPCRKRKRKGSGVSDGGAGSQEATASTGTGQAERWWQPEEGDWNREEDEEGAAVGASKAAHKAHRDGKSRKIKKKSLQPQEKEEEVRNEGHEEGSRTREAVSIVHTSSSHRGERRWQERAGVSPDQTPRKKKQKKKT; the protein is encoded by the exons ATGAGTGCCaccccagagatcaagagtcgtggGATGAAGTTTGCTGAGGAACAGCTGCTAAAGCATGGATGGACACAAG GCAAAGGCTTGGGCCGGAACGAGAACGGCATCACCCAGGCCCTAAGGGTGACACTGAAGCAGGACACTCATGGG GTGGGACATGACCCTGCCAAGGAGTTCACGGACCACTGGTGGGATGAGCTTTTCAACAGGACTGCAGCCAGCTTGGTTGTGGAGGCTGGGCAG ACAGCCACACTGACTTCAGGTGGGGAGAAGCCAGACAAGGACTTGGAGAGCCACAGTGATGACGACAACCAGGAGCCCAAGCCTCCAAAGAT CCTGACTGATGAGATGCTGCTCCAAGCCTGTGAGGGGCGCACAGCACACAG GGCTGCTCGTCATGGAATCACGATGAAGGCTAAGCTTGCTCGGTTGGAGGCCCAGGAACAGGCCTTCCTGGCTCGTCTTAaaagccaggaccctgggacccctCAACTGCAGTCTGAGAGTAAGCctctcaaaaagaagaaaaagaaaaggaagcagaaagaggagaaagcGGTCACAGCAACCACCAGAAGTGCAGAAGAGGAGTGCCCAGAAGAGGCTGGCCAGGccagaagcaggaagaagaaaagacgGCAACAAGAAGCCCAAGAAGAAGCTGGGATAGACGAGAGGGAGGGAGCAACCGTTGGTAATGTGGATGCAGAGGTGGCAGAAAGGAGCCGGCCTGCAGAGTGGGAGAGCAGAGAGCAAGCTGATGAGCCctgcaggaaaagaaagaggaagggctCGGGGGTCTCAGATGGAGGGGCAGGCAGCCAGGAGGCCACAGCCAGCACAGGGACAGGGCAGGCAGAGAGGTGGTGGCAGCCAGAGGAGGGAGACTGGAACAGAGAGGAAGACGAGGAAGGGGCTGCTGTGGGGGCCAGCAAAGCAGCACATAAAGCACACCGAGATGGGAAAAGCaggaaaatcaagaagaaaagcctgcagccccaggagaaagaggaggaagtcaGGAATGAAGGACATGAGGAGGGCAGCAGGACTAGGGAGGCAGTGAGCATAGTGCACACCAGCTCCAGCCACAGAGGTGAGAGGAGGTGGCAGGAAAGAGCTGGAGTCAGCCCTGACCAGAcaccaagaaagaagaaacagaaaaagaaaacctga
- the NAXE gene encoding NAD(P)H-hydrate epimerase: MRRASFMSALRALLGLGFLAAGSRLRRVPGRAGACPAGSAWWEARRPHSGGGGEPAGMASPAVKYLSQEEAQAVDEELFNEYQFSVDQLMELAGLSCATAIAKAYPPTSMSRSPPAVLVICGPGNNGGDGLVCARHLKLFGYQPTIYYPKRPNKPLFTALVTQCQKMDIPFLGEMPPEPMLIDELYELVVDAIFGFSFKGDVREPFRTILSVLDGLTVPIASIDIPSGWDVEKGNSGGIQPDLLISLTAPKKSATQFTGRYHYLGGRFVPPALEKKYQLNLPPYPDTECVYRLQ; the protein is encoded by the exons ATGCGCCGGGCGAGCTTCATGTCCGCGCTGCGAGCGCTGCTCGGGCTCGGGTTTCTGGCAGCCGGCTCGCGCCTGAGGCGGGTCCCGGGCCGGGCCGGAGCCTGCCCTGCGGGGTCCGCGTGGTGGGAGGCGCGGCGACCACActcgggcggcggcggggagccgGCAGGCATGGCGAGCCCGGCGGTGAAGTACCTGAG CCAGGAGGAGGCCCAGGCGGTGGACGAGGAGCTGTTCAACGAGTACCAGTTCAGCGTGGACCAGCTGATGGAGCTGGCTGGGCTGAGCTGCGCCACAGCCATTGCTAAG gcctacCCCCCCACGTCCATGTCCCGGAGCCCCCCCGCGGTCCTGGTCATCTGCGGACCTGGAAATAACGGAGGAGACGGCCTGGTCTGCGCTCGGCACCTCAAGCTCTTT gGCTACCAGCCAACCATTTATTATCCTAAAAGGCCGAACAAGCCACTCTTCACCGCATTGGTGACCCAGTGTCAGAAAATGGACATCCCTTTCCTCGGTGAAATGCCCCCAGAG CCCATGCTGATTGATGAGCTGTATGAGCTGGTGGTGGATGCCATCTTTGGCTTCAGCTTCAAAGGTGATGTTCGAGAGCCGTTCCGCACCATCCTGAGTGTCCTGGATGGGCTCACTGTGCCCATTGCAAGCATCGACATTCCTTCAG GATGGGATGTGGAGAAGGGAAACTCTGGAGGGATCCAGCCAGACTTGCTCATCTCCCTGACAGCACCCAAAAAGTCTGCAACCCAATTCACTGGTCGCTACCACTATCTGGGAGGTCGTTTTGTACCACCTGCTCTAGAAAAGAAGTACCAGTTGAATTTGCCACCTTACCCTGACACTGAGTGTGTCTACCGTCTTCAGTGA
- the GPATCH4 gene encoding G patch domain-containing protein 4 isoform X1, whose amino-acid sequence MSATPEIKSRGMKFAEEQLLKHGWTQGKGLGRNENGITQALRVTLKQDTHGVGHDPAKEFTDHWWDELFNRTAASLVVEAGQDGVRIKRLSKETGRHNHPKPNLLYQKFVKTATLTSGGEKPDKDLESHSDDDNQEPKPPKILTDEMLLQACEGRTAHRAARHGITMKAKLARLEAQEQAFLARLKSQDPGTPQLQSESKPLKKKKKKRKQKEEKAVTATTRSAEEECPEEAGQARSRKKKRRQQEAQEEAGIDEREGATVGNVDAEVAERSRPAEWESREQADEPCRKRKRKGSGVSDGGAGSQEATASTGTGQAERWWQPEEGDWNREEDEEGAAVGASKAAHKAHRDGKSRKIKKKSLQPQEKEEEVRNEGHEEGSRTREAVSIVHTSSSHRGERRWQERAGVSPDQTPRKKKQKKKT is encoded by the exons ATGAGTGCCaccccagagatcaagagtcgtggGATGAAGTTTGCTGAGGAACAGCTGCTAAAGCATGGATGGACACAAG GCAAAGGCTTGGGCCGGAACGAGAACGGCATCACCCAGGCCCTAAGGGTGACACTGAAGCAGGACACTCATGGG GTGGGACATGACCCTGCCAAGGAGTTCACGGACCACTGGTGGGATGAGCTTTTCAACAGGACTGCAGCCAGCTTGGTTGTGGAGGCTGGGCAG GATGGAGTACGGATAAAGCGTCTTTCAAAGGAAACAGGCCGTCATAATCATCCCAAGCCCAACTTGCTGTATCAGAAGTTTGTGAAG ACAGCCACACTGACTTCAGGTGGGGAGAAGCCAGACAAGGACTTGGAGAGCCACAGTGATGACGACAACCAGGAGCCCAAGCCTCCAAAGAT CCTGACTGATGAGATGCTGCTCCAAGCCTGTGAGGGGCGCACAGCACACAG GGCTGCTCGTCATGGAATCACGATGAAGGCTAAGCTTGCTCGGTTGGAGGCCCAGGAACAGGCCTTCCTGGCTCGTCTTAaaagccaggaccctgggacccctCAACTGCAGTCTGAGAGTAAGCctctcaaaaagaagaaaaagaaaaggaagcagaaagaggagaaagcGGTCACAGCAACCACCAGAAGTGCAGAAGAGGAGTGCCCAGAAGAGGCTGGCCAGGccagaagcaggaagaagaaaagacgGCAACAAGAAGCCCAAGAAGAAGCTGGGATAGACGAGAGGGAGGGAGCAACCGTTGGTAATGTGGATGCAGAGGTGGCAGAAAGGAGCCGGCCTGCAGAGTGGGAGAGCAGAGAGCAAGCTGATGAGCCctgcaggaaaagaaagaggaagggctCGGGGGTCTCAGATGGAGGGGCAGGCAGCCAGGAGGCCACAGCCAGCACAGGGACAGGGCAGGCAGAGAGGTGGTGGCAGCCAGAGGAGGGAGACTGGAACAGAGAGGAAGACGAGGAAGGGGCTGCTGTGGGGGCCAGCAAAGCAGCACATAAAGCACACCGAGATGGGAAAAGCaggaaaatcaagaagaaaagcctgcagccccaggagaaagaggaggaagtcaGGAATGAAGGACATGAGGAGGGCAGCAGGACTAGGGAGGCAGTGAGCATAGTGCACACCAGCTCCAGCCACAGAGGTGAGAGGAGGTGGCAGGAAAGAGCTGGAGTCAGCCCTGACCAGAcaccaagaaagaagaaacagaaaaagaaaacctga